The genomic stretch atcacagtgcttgactggccagccaactcaccggacctaaaccccattgagaatctatggggtattctcaagaggaaaatgaggggcaccagacccaacaacaaagaagagctgacagcaagcatcaaggaaatctgggcttccataactcccaggcaatgccacaggctgattgcttcaatgccacgtcgcatcgaggcagtgattaaggcaaagggattcccaaccaagtattgaagattgacatatcgttttgaaagtaccatattttgattgatttgatgcgatcctaatttctttctttttttttctgcaaaaactgaagtaaatggtgatttcttcacagtattcaaattttttgaattcctgttttcgtgggttttatgagctggaagcccaaattacgtaaaaataaacaaacacttgaaattgtttaaattgtgggccctgaatctaatCTTTGaaaatttaactttttgaatggaattatggaaattaaacaacttttccatgatcaatttttttggaaagggtctgtatatatgtatgcgtgtgtttgtatgtacacacgtatgtattagcaattgatgtgctacgaaggggggtaggattaaataagctctgcttcttcctactccttttcggacatatgcgtgtttgaaataaattaaaccaaaccaaaattgagactttactttttgtttgctttttcatattatgacaacttaaaaaaaatatatatttcttcaatatttaaacttctaaaattacattttccccctcatattaccactttattctcgtaaagttatTAATTTTGTCTaagattctgacttttttctgttaatattgtgACATAATTCTTTTTTGTCCTAATATTCACATTAAATTACGGTACTGCTTCCTTCccattttagccttttttttgtacaaacacTTCAGTTTTTCTCTCGTAAAAACTGCAacatattctttgttttgtttcttataataccttttaaagtattatttatttaatatttctactttatgcttGACATTTGTAATGACCCTCGCCcccaatattaccactttattctaagaaaattgcacaaaacttttcctcataaaactttttctgttaatatgaGATTATTTCCTTTCTTCTCCAAATATactcgtaaaattactttttccatttttggtgttttttttttttttttaaattgtattcttAGATTGTGCCCAAGgccaacacaaaaaaacagccatagACTGCTAGCATTTGGTGGCCAACTGGGGCAATCTCACAGCAAAATCCAAAtgttccaaacacagaaatgatccaaaagcaaaaacacacaaacaccataaaagtaatgtaacaggaaaatgctgcaaatgccaaaaatacaCCCATACTCCAGAAAATAACTGCATGAGAGACTGCATGTATTGGTCGAGTCATGGATCACACACCTGTTCATTGTGCAGTTCAGCTCCTTCAGCTCAGGAAACAGCAAATTGTGAAAAAAGTACTGAAACGCTGATCAGTTGGGCATTCAAACGTTTAgaggtcaaattaagttcacctcaaatcatttgtattatttgtattatttgtatgcGCCTTAAATGGTTTCaataaccccccccaaaaaattgaATTATTAAACTTTTCTTGTTGATTACAATCATGAACAACAGATGGTTGACAATGGATGCTAGCTTACTGATGACTTATTGTCCTCCTTAAACATTCGCTCGTCGGTTTAACTTGTTTAGCACATTAAAACATCGTTTAGgaataaaaagtaaatgcaGTTGGACTTGTCAAGTTTGGCCAGCAGTGACGTCATTACGTCAACAAGCAAGCACGGCCAACAAGTCTCGCGCGAGCTAATGCGCTTACTGCGGGCGACGACGTCGAATGAATCATTTTAAACGTACGCGCTCGCACACAACTTGTCAAATATTCGCCACATTACCTCGCTTTGACTCGTCACGTCGTCCACGTCTACTGAGACATTTCTTCTCTCCTCACAAAAATTACACTCTTCGCACGACAGGACCAGGAATTCCCTCGCTTTTTAAACCACGCCCTCCGGAAATAAACACAGGAAGGGGCGCGCGTTAGACTACACCCTCAAATATTAAAGGCTAAATAACATGAAAAAGCTCACCTTGAACGAGTTCTCTATcctaaagtttttattttttatgaacatAATGGCCACATTCGTCAAGTGTCAGCAGACACAAGGCAAAAGTTGAAGTGCATAAATAAGCCCCAAAGATAGGCAACATTTGGGTTTTTAACTAGAAATATAGTTGCATCTCAACTTACATTGTGCAAGTTACTTGATTTCAGGAATTTAAAACTAAGCAAGACTAGGAGACCAAGAGGCTCAGGATGTTTTTGGAGGTTAGATCTGAGCGTTAACCAGTAGTTCCCAATATCTTTAACAATTTTGAAATACAGAATTTGGTACTTGTATTAGTTTTAAGCTATAGTCAAAAGTCAAAAATACATTGTTGAAATACAGTACTTGACTGTGTGTAGTGGAATCTATAGAATGGGTTCACTGGAACTAAAATAACTTTTCAAAGACTTTAATTTGATATGCATCTTtacataaaatgtcattttaagatTCACTCTTGAATTAGAAGATAACATTGTGTAGCTCAGCGCAGTAATGATCACACATGACATGTTTCCTTTTTGTAcaatttatttttgcaaaaacgCACTGAAAGCATTACGCCATCAGTACGCAGGCTCCGCCCACTGACTTGATCTTTTCCTCTGCCCGTCGGCTGAAGAACTTGGCCTTGACGATCACGGGCTGCTTGGGCAGCTTGCCTTTGCCCAAAACTTTGTAGTAGCCctgaaataatatattttttaacaaagataaaaaagaaacaaaacaacagtgcAAACAACAACTTGATGACAAACTTGTGAGGTGTTGAAAGTTGAAAACAAGCCAGTGAGGAAGACTGCTCAACTTACAGCGCGCACAGCATCAATGATGGGGGCGGGTCCATCGGGCTTCTTGCTGTGGTTCAACCTGGTCTGCTCGCTCACCAGCGTCCACAGCTTGTCCAGGTTAATGGTGGGACAGTGGGTGGTGTTCCTCTTCAAGTGGTAATGTCTCATACCCACCTTACCAAAGTACCCGGGATGGCTGAAAGCACACAGCAATGAACACCACCACTGGCAAACCAACAACTTAATTACGTACAGCTACACAACTTAATGAGATGCAATAAATAGCCATggtaaaaaatacacatttgtagCAAATTGCCTTCCTCCATATGCTACCAAGTGACAACTAGAGTTAAACCTTGGTAACATAGATTAACATGCTTTATACAGTGTAAACGTCGACA from Dunckerocampus dactyliophorus isolate RoL2022-P2 chromosome 5, RoL_Ddac_1.1, whole genome shotgun sequence encodes the following:
- the rpl27a gene encoding 60S ribosomal protein L27a, coding for MDIFDFCRNNFFHKPNISQTLEGGRVYLFPVAKAHRKPRDFQVSLLFQLASKMPNKKTKTRKLRGHVSHGHGRIGKHRKHPGGRGNAGGMHHHRINFDKYHPGYFGKVGMRHYHLKRNTTHCPTINLDKLWTLVSEQTRLNHSKKPDGPAPIIDAVRAGYYKVLGKGKLPKQPVIVKAKFFSRRAEEKIKSVGGACVLMA